CCATGACCAGCAAAGCCAGACAAGAGGCGATGCCCTCATCTAGACTGTTCGACAGGATGTGGATCTCCACTTCGGTACTCCTATTCCGAGACAAGGTCGGATACCAGAAGTTGACATTCTGCTCAAAGCTGTGAAGGATGTTATCGAGCTCTGCTTTACCTACGTAGGGTAGGGTGCCGGTAGTTCGATGCTTGAACGGGGAACGCTGGCTTTCTAGGTAAAACACAGAGCCCTGATAGTTCTGTCGCAGCGGATGGAACTCTTTGAAATGAGGCCAAGCTAGGATCGACTCGGTTGTTGACGAATGGAATTGCGACAGAATCGCATTGGAGATCTGGTCAGGGGATGTCACAGGGCGATGGGAATCAATTgtgggaggggagaagaatgCAAGGGGCGATGAAGCTATTCGGGGGTCTacgggggttgttgggccCAGAACagtctgctgctgtccagttAGGCTGGTACAAATAATACAAGTAAACAGAGGAGGATTACCATATGGGCAGACATCTCACGCAGCAGGTTCTCTGAACGGAGGACCACATCCAGGATCAGATCAGACTTGCTCTTGCTACAGCCTCGTCAGCAAACTCCTAGAATATTCTGGAAGTGGACCGACGGTATCGCCTCTGCACCGTAGAGACAGTCTTCAGCTGTTGCCGAGCAGGTTGCACAGGGCTGACGGCCGTCGCATCTAGAGATGTTAATTGTTAATTGTTAATCTGGGGCTGTCGGAAGGAATCAACTGCAGACCGGACTTTGCGATGGCGGCACGCGTCACACTGCCCAGCCAGTCCGTTAATATTAACAAATATCAACAATCCGGGACACCTACCGCGTGAGAGGttctcttccgcttcctcgaATCCAGATCTCCATCCATTATTGCAGCAGTACTCACAGTTGAACTCGCGCAGTCAAGGTGGGCTTTAaccacaccaccagcagGTGCTGAAACAAAAGACACTAATATACCAACCACCAATGGCATGCACCACTTTCTGGCCATTGGAGCGGGGAATTCAGGTGTGGTTCGATTGGATTCGCTTCGGTACCGACATCCCCGAGGCGCTTTGACGCCCTTTAGCTGGATCAAGAACCGCAGCCCCGTGGGGAAATTGCCTAATCCTGGCTAGCGACGTGCAAGGGGCACGCTTTTATCCCGTGCCAGCTGCTGATTGGATCTTGCTTTTGCCGTTATTGGGTCTCTCTCTGCCATTGTCGGGGGAATATAAGAAGTCCGCGTGCGGGTCTGGGGAGACTGGGGGTTTATGCTGCAGCTTCCAACCCTATCCTACCATCATGgccgaggaaaagaagacacCACCTGAGGCGAGGAAAGAGGacctggaggaggtggaggaggtcagGGTTGCTCATGACGCCCTGAACATGAAATACAGCCCCTTTACGGTGTCGATGTTCCGTCTGTACTTGTGTCTTGTCATTCCATATCTGTGCGGGTGTCTGAACGGGTACGATGGCTCATTGATGGGAGGGCTGAACGGGATGGACTCATACCTGGCCTTTTTCAACATGTATACAACCAAATCCTGGACACGGTTCCATCTCTAACGCGAGTAGGAAAACCTCCGGTTCCAGCACTGGCATCGTCTTTGCCATCTACAATATCGGCTCCATACCCGCTGTCTTTTTTACCGGGCCGGTCAACGACTACTGGGGCCGCCGCATGGGTATGTTCATTGGCGCCTTGATCATCGTTATCGGAACCTGCATACAAGCGCCGTCTGCCAACAGGGGGATGTTCCTGGCAGGCCGGTTCATTTTGGGATTTGGTGTGAGCTTCTGCTGCGTTTCTGCGCCGTGCTACGTCAGTGAGATGGCTCATCCAGCGTGGAGGTATATATCCCGTCTATATAGTGCATACTGGCTGACATGCCTATAGAGGTACGATTACTGGTCTTTACAACACCACTTGGTAGGCAGCACATCCGACATTTATCTGGAATACGCTGACGTTATAGGTACATTGGATCCATCCTCGCCAGCTGGGTCGTATTCGGATGCGCCAAACTCGACAATCCAGACTCGTTCCGCATTCCCATCTGGTGCCAGCTCATATCATCCGCCTTCGTTGTCCTCGGGGTCTGGTTCATTCCAGAGTCGCCGCGCTGGCTGATGGCACAGGACCGCAGTGAAGACGCCGCTAAGGTCCTGGCGAAATACCATGGAGACAAAGACCCAGAGCATCCCATCGTCGTGCTGCAACTCAAGGAAATGCAGCAAAGCATCGCCACGGACGCCTCCGACAAGAAATGGTGGGACTACCGTGAGCTTTACACCGGCCACTCCGCCCGTCGCAGACTCATCTGCGTGCTCGGTATGGCCTGCTTCGGGCAGATATCTGGCAACTCGGTCACATCGTACTATCTGCCCGTGATGCTCGAGAACGTAGGCATCGTTACAGAGAGTCGCAAGCTGCTTCTCAATGGCATATACCCTCCACTGTCCTTTATTGGAGCCATCACCGGCGCAAGAATGACCGACACAATCGGCCGCCGTCCATTGCTCATATACTCGCTCTTGTTCTGCTCTGTCGCTTTTGCCATTATGACGGGGACATCGAAGCTAGCCACCGACGACCCTTCGAATACAGCTGCCGCGAACACAACTATTGCGTTTATCTACTTATTCGGAATCATATTCTCCTTTGGCTGGACACCGCTACAGTCTATGTACATCGCCGAATCCCTCACAACGACAACCCGCGCCAAGGGCACTGCAGTCGGTAACCTTGCGTCCTCGATCAGCGGTGCGGTCATCCAGTACAGCTCGGGCCCGGCATTCGAAAACATAAAGTACTACTTCTATCTCGTCTTTGTGTTCTGGGACTTGATTGAGATTGTCATCATgtggttcttcttccctgagACGAAGGACCGCAccctcgaggagctggaggaggtctTTTCTGATCCGAACCCTGTCAAGAGGAGTCTTGTTAAGCGTGATGAAACGACGGTTCTGAAGACGATGCATGTGGAGACTGCTGAGACGAAGGAGGTTCAAGTATAAGAGACCATCGTTGCCGGAGCTGTGTCTACCTATATGACTTTGGTGTTTAGCAGTAATTGGTTTACATTCCCGAATTGTTTTGACATTACAGTAGAAAATGAATACTGGTCCCAGCTAATAACATAAAAAGCTCCATCCATATAATACACAGCCCTAacccctcgccctcctcaatTCCTCCGTCGTCAGAGGGGCCTGGCAGCTTGTACACCTCGAGGCACTAGTCCCGCTATCAAGTTCCGGCCATTCGTCTCTGGACTTATTATAGACAGGGCAGGACCGGGTGGATTGCTGCCGGCACGAAACGGCCTcgttgatgctgttggtgcaCGTGTTGATTACGCACTTTTTCACGGATAGATAGCACATTTTGCTGATTATTTAGTTTCTGATGTATACCAACGCGGTATTTGTTTACTCACTATCAGTGCCCAGGAAAGGGGCGCTGTACTTGGATGGGTTGATAGAAGACTCGGGATGCGATGTTGGCCAACGTTGTGGAAAGACCACCACAAGAGGCGAGTCAGCTCTCTTATTTATACGATCCAGATGTCAGCCTGATTGTTGTGTATAACGACCCCGCTCGTTTGGAGCTTCTGACTCTCCGGACTCAGGCCTCGTATCGTGGCAGGTCGTGATTGGAGATTCCATTCTCACCACCCTTGTCTATATATACCAATTACAGCCTCATCCGGTAGAGTACCTCGATCGGAGAAAATATAGATCCAGAATGTGATGACAGGAACCCtctttataagcttaatattatacCTCATCCTAAATACTCCCATACACGGACTCCGTATGAACTATGTCTGTACCAGGCGTAAGTGCGACTAGATACCCTGCATAAGAATACTGTGCATAGAAGACCCTGGGGATAATTTGATAATTCAAATTCATTTGGTATGGCGCTAAGTTGCGTCCTCGGTCCGGATTGTAGATAGGGCTGTTAAATGCGCCCACCAATATGGAAAGTTATCAATATAGCAATTATCAGAACAGCGGAACGGTAAATTGCTGTTTGGTCAGGAAGCGAGAAGCGAGATAGTAGGACCTCACGCAAAGGCTCGAGCTCAGGCTTACGGGCCAAATGCAGGGGTAGCGATCGTGACGCCACTGATTTCTGGGGCAAGAGCAGATAGCAGGCTTGGTTGATGTCATTCCGGGTTGATCTTTTATGTACTTGTTTAAATAGGCTGCGGTTTATGTTGGAAAGACACTGATGCTGTTGGTTGTGTTTCTCGTATTCACCACAGGAAGCCATGTCCATCAGTGTTGATCGCGATGATCCTGCCCAAACAGCAGCGCTAAACTGTGATTTCCAACCCCATTGGCCCAGTGCTATTCAGCCTGTCAAAGTGCGGGTCAGCGCAGAGGCTTAGACGGAATCAGACCCTGTAAAGGAGGCTGTGTGCCTGGGCGCAGCTGGTTTAATTCAGGCGCCGCCCGCATCAGTTTCACAGGCTGTTTGCTTATTTCGCTGGATGGGTAAGCCAAACAGGCACTCAGGACGGTGCTCGCAATGATGCGGAATCCAAACGCCCTCATCCTCTCGATCACTGCCCCGCGACGCCAGAGTACCCTGGAGGACGATGTCGATAATTATAAGGTACCGGAACCTGGGGCAAACAGGGTTGAAAAATGGAAGCGCACGCTATACATGGGCTCAGTGACGTCGGCTACAGTTCTGCTGCTCAACCTGGTCATGGTTCTATGGGCGAGCCTTCGTGATTCAGACGGTGGAACGGGCGTTCTGCGTGTAGACAATTGCGAGCGTATCAAGCAGCTAAGCACCGGGGTGCATCTCTTGATCAACATTCTCAGCACGCTTCTGTTAGCTTCTAGTAACTTTGCCATGGTATGCCGATTCCATGTTCGTTTTACTCCAGCGTGGTGTTGACATAACTTTTATAGCAATGTCTCGCAGCACCCACAAGGAGGGATGTGGATAGGGCCCATGCAAGGGGCAAATGGCTTGATATTGGCGTCCCCAGTGTACGCAATCTGCGGCAGCTCCCAAGACTGCGCTTGctcctctggctctgtctTGTTCTGTCGTCTGTGCCTCTGCATCTATTGTATGTTTCATTTTACTTCTCAATAGTCAGACGCTGATGAAGCAGTTACAACTCCACGATCTACTCCTCCCTCTCAGTCAACATGCCCGGTATCTTCGTGGCCAACTCGAGTTTCGCTTCCTTGACTGCCGCCGATATCACGACCGCATACAATGAACAATATACGAAGGCCAAGAATACAGACACCATACTAACGTGGTATCCCGACACTGTTCGAAAGGCTCTCAGGCTCCTGCGGAATTCGGACACTCTGGAGCGTCTTTCGCCAGAACAGTGCATCTCAGAATATGCTACCGACTTTATATCCAAGTACAACAGTGTGATCATCGTTAGCCGTGAGTTCAAAGGATCGGACCTGCCCGTCGAGTCTCTTGCTTCCCAAACAGTTCCAAACCCCTTCTGGAATCTTGACGTCCCGTATTTTTGGATATGCAAGTATGAGGCCGAGCTGTACGCGCGAAACAACTGTACGAATAGCAGGCTGTCTGATCTTCGTGCGCGAGACGATTGGGTTGTCGGGGGGTACAAGGTGGATTACTGTCTCGCTGAGCAAACCGCAGAAAAGTGCACGCTCGAGTATAACATGCCGCTTGCTATAGCGGTAATGGTAGCCAACTTGGCCAAGGCCGTCCTGATCTTCCTGGTAGCGTTTCTCCTCGAGGACAATCCGCTGCTGACAGTCGGTGATGCTGTGACGTCTTTCCTGCAGTCTCCTGATGATGCACGAGTGGTAAACTGTCTCCTCTCGCGCCCAATGCTGTCTGGCAAACGCTGGAGAAACATCTCTGCCGATAAGCCTCGAGCATATATCGCGAAGCCAAAACGACGGTGGTCATCCCTTTCTAGGACTCGCTGGGCCAGTTTTCTCTCAATGTGCGTCACTCATCTGGCTTCCCTCCACGATAGCTAGCTAAATTGGTTGCTAGGTACATTGTCTCTCTAGCCGTCTCCCTTGCCTTCCTAGGGCTAGGGCTAACCAAGATGAAATCCTCCGATAATATCTGGAGCTCCGGTCTGGGAGCCATCCAGTCCAACACAATGGTTAC
This is a stretch of genomic DNA from Aspergillus puulaauensis MK2 DNA, chromosome 8, nearly complete sequence. It encodes these proteins:
- a CDS encoding sugar porter family MFS transporter (COG:G;~EggNog:ENOG410PISH;~InterPro:IPR005828,IPR003663,IPR036259,IPR020846;~PFAM:PF00083,PF07690;~TransMembrane:11 (i41-59o79-103i115-135o141-162i174-195o207-226i296-314o334-351i363-381o393-413i461-482o);~go_component: GO:0016020 - membrane [Evidence IEA];~go_component: GO:0016021 - integral component of membrane [Evidence IEA];~go_function: GO:0022857 - transmembrane transporter activity [Evidence IEA];~go_process: GO:0055085 - transmembrane transport [Evidence IEA]); the protein is MAEEKKTPPEARKEDLEEVEEVRVAHDALNMKYSPFTVSMFRLYLCLVIPYLCGCLNGYDGSLMGGLNGMDSYLAFFNMKTSGSSTGIVFAIYNIGSIPAVFFTGPVNDYWGRRMGMFIGALIIVIGTCIQAPSANRGMFLAGRFILGFGVSFCCVSAPCYVSEMAHPAWRGTITGLYNTTWYIGSILASWVVFGCAKLDNPDSFRIPIWCQLISSAFVVLGVWFIPESPRWLMAQDRSEDAAKVLAKYHGDKDPEHPIVVLQLKEMQQSIATDASDKKWWDYRELYTGHSARRRLICVLGMACFGQISGNSVTSYYLPVMLENVGIVTESRKLLLNGIYPPLSFIGAITGARMTDTIGRRPLLIYSLLFCSVAFAIMTGTSKLATDDPSNTAAANTTIAFIYLFGIIFSFGWTPLQSMYIAESLTTTTRAKGTAVGNLASSISGAVIQYSSGPAFENIKYYFYLVFVFWDLIEIVIMWFFFPETKDRTLEELEEVFSDPNPVKRSLVKRDETTVLKTMHVETAETKEVQV
- a CDS encoding uncharacterized protein (TransMembrane:1 (o85-103i)); amino-acid sequence: MDMASCGEYEKHNQQHQCLSNINRSLFKQVHKRSTRNDINQACYLLLPQKSVASRSLPLHLARKPELEPLREVLLSRFSLPDQTAIYRSAVLIIAILITFHIGGRI
- a CDS encoding uncharacterized protein (COG:S;~EggNog:ENOG410PKSY;~TransMembrane:4 (i45-68o88-111i151-168o349-371i)), which gives rise to MMRNPNALILSITAPRRQSTLEDDVDNYKVPEPGANRVEKWKRTLYMGSVTSATVLLLNLVMVLWASLRDSDGGTGVLRVDNCERIKQLSTGVHLLINILSTLLLASSNFAMQCLAAPTRRDVDRAHARGKWLDIGVPSVRNLRQLPRLRLLLWLCLVLSSVPLHLFYNSTIYSSLSVNMPGIFVANSSFASLTAADITTAYNEQYTKAKNTDTILTWYPDTVRKALRLLRNSDTLERLSPEQCISEYATDFISKYNSVIIVSREFKGSDLPVESLASQTVPNPFWNLDVPYFWICKYEAELYARNNCTNSRLSDLRARDDWVVGGYKVDYCLAEQTAEKCTLEYNMPLAIAVMVANLAKAVLIFLVAFLLEDNPLLTVGDAVTSFLQSPDDARVVNCLLSRPMLSGKRWRNISADKPRAYIAKPKRRWSSLSRTRWASFLSMCVTHLASLHDS